Proteins co-encoded in one Theileria equi strain WA chromosome 3, complete sequence genomic window:
- a CDS encoding Myb-like DNA-binding domain-containing protein (encoded by transcript BEWA_008190A) codes for MDSKNIGSGAGRYLALSPSTSLTREIEGIHSMIHRLSTLNSQISSRRSDNDKSSVGKEIHTPPDASISTPLRGFNTGDAFTSSTLTSQGNKDFKNISSNKSNFGTTTPVASKRSRTPKDFLSNNSSLRFNATSLISLPYGYDNNTFTKIRCEDIIIPKFTKKKNVENFKQGKRQRKTIMEKIHSQTNSLDVEASSNCHMITRNRSTSNDSFQFKDKSSYQLFLHDDYASNPYKRRYYSVVNERKRLLGDDLSSWDNLVIYQDSQTLKRKFAIRKQKLVSSKKETPISTPTDSIVTDRESVNDLVYKQEKNLPIKQMITQLPQLPSDKMDYIKELSITHESLEKRLIYEMIEVVRFSITFRKCLMNIFKENNFKREIPHELSKELDTISLSISKLISSLDNDIVSLYYAKGLLNSDNNTVTPNTDSISDGIVDNFDSKKQKRYQKNEQYGILQPSTSRDGYLDNSPSSNIEKGFLATTPCITFINGLKCMSGKCATTKDSLDTNIATECDSAAGCYIWSKFLSNTKNEFDCYQSVKNGGWTFDSELVYDIMQQNKRHQLDAMIDFISDLSKVAVAEIRIPKPDWNEYSEYNCLNGYCCNKCCTCKSTINLSQLPQIKHYYPPFDDPDLNFGMETTIARMELHKTLLGTCYCLCKCGSENIPLSERIVSEHSPFSGTVNESISWYDIDVNEPEERENVIQERLIIRVRMDSIPNSWKIRLPFTCKLDMKTENLSTLNESSNTDLTPSKRSKLHDSTTNTDSGSSCDSNMEVECAPKLNEPENVRTHSEETFSDTRNVSVKDFKYLSDFTFWDALDILKKEQNSLHRSLSKIGNNSHFVGIFDPMEIDLSEMKTETLIIDSDSLVVDAKHDNFVEIAFYLPYVPSSILPWEFESADVIDILSHSKSSKNYPDQVISSKNIHDLLNGYNVVPSSFKRVFDFLKQWILDRNILLHKEHMLYKNYKRRWHSYLKKLNHRNTVDIFSWGVLPVRAMDLPNKFIPLPAGYKQNDINYPYIKHGTISPHECVGLGMADLIYREESFSQLGMLSKQGHSFDGGSAPGNRSRQRDSISLTRRKTVETETISIKNNDVDQVSRSNNWLIPNYSNLTGPSIRWTFSCMDTLDEPLHCMRDFKSLPIYKILKLPDSNLYKIDNFICYDRRNVIDHNSVIQEDIMGRVSGIWTRNECKIFIEKYLMYPKNFSKISQYLDSKKCSDCVDFYYRFKYRLKLKQRLKELKSRMKGKADATRFLKRETFVLNSLDGILDDCYTDYAKEFNNRNKISFNTISDYLLRSGALDSSQSYEIQLTEHQDNYISSDDEFQHTLDNTSEGYFFPRKYKSLVTRKNVEFPVTVSPDDSSTTVQRGCFILDYGDSDDEETKKSMIVALNTEAFFHTRIKGGKRSFSIIEKMLQKREYERLDDQTPDGTSSLINNASEECYTPSVQFQDEVMYEYDDDTNEYDPMEDISEPATPVNVKRTSIAGKYSKPIDFLSSEDILEMYDDIIETPSNNSNKKKPTKWTLEEKITYNLALERYGKDWNQLFLALEPYGKTMEQIKNFYHKNKRKSDHDFQTEPMEF; via the coding sequence ATGGATTCTAAAAATATTGGCTCCGGAGCAGGTAGATATTTGGCTCTGTCTCCCTCTACCTCGCTAACTCGGGAGATTGAGGGCATTCACTCTATGATCCATCGACTGTCAACCCTTAATTCACAAATATCTAGCAGGAGAAGTGATAATGACAAATCTTCTGTGGGTAAAGAAATACATACACCTCCAGATGCTAGTATTTCTACACCGTTGAGAGGGTTCAATACAGGTGATGCTTTTACGTCTTCTACTCTGACATCCCAAGGGAataaagattttaaaaacatttCATCTAACAAGTCTAATTTCGGCACAACTACACCTGTTGCAAGCAAAAGGTCAAGAACACCCAAAGATTTTCTTTCTAATAATTCCTCTTTGAGGTTTAATGCCACATCACTTATTTCACTTCCGTATGGATATGACAATAATACATTCACAAAAATAAGATGTGAAGATATAATTATACCAAAATTCacaaaaaagaagaatgtagaaaattttaaacaagGAAAGCGCCAAAGGAAGACtataatggaaaagatCCATTCTCAGACAAACTCCCTTGATGTTGAAGCATCGAGCAACTGTCATATGATTACCAGAAATAGAAGCACCTCTAACGATTCATTTCAGTTCAAGGATAAGTCATCGTACCAACTCTTTCTCCACGATGATTATGCTTCTAATCCATacaaaagaagatattATAGTGTAGTCAATGAAAGGAAGAGGTTGTTAGGCGATGATTTGTCATCGTGGGATAACCTAGTAATAtaccaagattctcaaacACTCAAACGTAAATTTGCAATAAGGAAGCAAAAATTAGTCAGCTCTAAAAAGGAAACTCCTATTTCCACACCTACAGATAGTATAGTTACTGATAGAGAATCTGTAAATGATTTAGTATACAAACAAGAAAAAAATTTACCTATAAAACAAATGATAACACAATTACCACAACTTCCAAGTGATAAAATGGATTATATAAAGGAACTATCCATTACACACGAATCCCTGGAGAAGAGGCTTATTTATGAAATGATTGAGGTCGTTCGGTTTAGTATTACATTCAGAAAGTGTCTCatgaatatatttaaagaaaataattttaaaaggGAGATACCTCATGAACTATCAAAAGAATTAGATACCATTAGTCTCTCAATTTCAAAGCTAATTTCTTCTCTGGATAATGATATAGTTTCTTTGTACTATGCCAAGGGATTATTAAATAGCGATAACAATACGGTTACTCCCAACACGGATAGTATATCTGATGGAATTGTGGATAACTTTGATTctaaaaaacaaaaacGTTATCAAAAGAATGAACAATACGGCATTCTTCAACCATCAACGAGTAGAGATGGTTATCTTGACAATTCTCCAAGCTCTAACATAGAGAAGGGATTCTTGGCAACTACGCCATGtattacatttataaatgggTTAAAATGTATGTCGGGAAAATGTGCTACTACAAAAGATTCATTAGATACTAATATTGCCACGGAATGTGATTCAGCGGCAGGATGTTATATATGGTCTAAGTTTCTGTCCAATACAAAAAATGAATTTGATTGTTACCAATCAGTCAAAAACGGAGGTTGGACATTTGATTCAGAATTAGTTTATGATATAATGCAGCAAAATAAAAGGCATCAATTGGATGCTATGATTGATTTTATAAGTGATCTTTCCAAGGTCGCGGTTGCTGAAATTCGCATACCTAAACCGGATTGGAACGAATATAGTGAATATAATTGTCTCAATGGGTACTGTTGTAACAAATGTTGTACTTGTAAATCAACTATTAATTTATCACAACTTCCACAAATAAAACATTATTACCCTCCATTTGATGACCCCGATCTAAATTTCGGCATGGAAACTACAATAGCAAGAATGGAACTCCATAAAACTCTTCTAGGAACTTGTTATTGTCTATGTAAATGTGGATCTGAGAATATACCTTTATCTGAACGTATTGTCTCCGAACATTCACCCTTTAGCGGAACCGTTAATGAATCTATTTCATGGTATGATATTGATGTAAATGAACCAGAAGAGAGGGAAAATGTTATACAAGAGAGACTTATAATTAGGGTTAGGATGGATTCAATTCCAAATTCATGGAAGATACGATTGCCGTTCACATGCAAATTGGATATGAAGACAGAAAATTTATCAACACTAAATGAATCTTCTAACACAGATTTAACCCCTTCAAAACGTTCTAAACTTCATGATTCGACAACAAATACTGACTCTGGTTCCTCATGTGATTCAAATATGGAGGTTGAATGTGCCCCAAAATTAAATGAACCAGAAAATGTGAGAACACACTCAGAGGAAACGTTTTCTGATACTAGAAATGTTTCAGTTAAAGATTTCAAGTATTTAAGTGATTTTACATTTTGGGACGCccttgatattttaaagaagGAACAAAACTCACTACACAGATCTTTGAGTAAGATTGGAAATAATAGTCATTTTGTTGGAATTTTCGATCCTATGGAAATTGATTTATCAGAAATGAAAACAGAAACACTTATTATAGATAGTGATTCACTGGTTGTTGATGCTAAACATGATAATTTTGTTGAAATTGCATTTTATTTACCATATGTACCAAGCAGTATATTACCGTGGGAATTCGAATCTGCTGACGTAATTGACATTTTGTCACATTCTAAATCATCTAAAAATTATCCTGATCAAGTTATTTCATCGAAAAATATTCATGACCTCCTGAATGGGTATAATGTGGTCCCATCATCCTTTAAACGCGTTTTTGATTTTTTGAAACAATGGATACTAGATAGAAATATTCTACTTCATAAAGAACATATGTTGTACAAGAATTACAAAAGACGTTGGCATTCATacttgaaaaaattgaatCATAGAAATACTGTTGATATATTCTCATGGGGGGTGCTGCCTGTTAGGGCTATGGACCTTCCAAACAAATTCATTCCATTACCAGCGGGTTATAAACAGAATGACATCAACTATCCGTACATAAAACATGGGACTATATCGCCTCATGAATGTGTGGGTTTAGGTATGGCGGATTTAATTTATAGAGAAGAATCGTTTAGCCAACTTGGGATGCTTTCTAAACAAGGTCATTCATTCGATGGAGGTAGTGCTCCAGGTAATCGTTCTAGACAAAGAGATTCTATTTCTCttacaagaagaaaaacGGTAGAAACTGAGACCATTTCAATTAAAAATAACGATGTTGATCAAGTTTCACGTTCAAATAATTGGTTGATTCCAAATTATAGTAACTTGACTGGACCAAGCATTAGGTGGACATTTTCATGTATGGATACATTGGACGAACCGTTACACTGCATGAGGGATTTTAAATCATTACCaatttacaaaattctCAAACTTCCGGATTCAAATCTCTATAAAATTGATAATTTCATATGCTACGATCGCAGGAACGTAATTGATCATAATTCTGTCATCCAAGAAGATATAATGGGAAGAGTTTCTGGTATTTGGACAAGGAATGAatgcaaaatatttattgaaaaatatttaatGTATCCAAAAAACTTCTCAAAAATCAGTCAATATCTTGATTCTAAAAAATGTTCGGACTGTGTCGATTTTTACTATAGATTTAAGTATCGCTTGAAGTTAAAACAACGTCTAAAGGAACTAAAGAGTAGAATGAAAGGAAAGGCTGATGCGACACGCTTTTTAAAACGTGAGACATTTGTTTTAAACTCATTGGATGGTATTCTAGACGATTGCTACACAGATTATGCTAAAGAGTTTAATAATAGAAACAAGATAAGCTTTAATACGATATCTGACTACCTTTTGAGAAGTGGAGCCTTAGATTCGTCTCAATCATATGAAATCCAACTAACAGAACATCAGGATAATTACATATCTTCTGATGACGAATTTCAGCATACTCTTGACAACACTTCCGAAGGATATTTCTTTCCAAGGAAATACAAATCACTTGTCACCAGAAAGAACGTTGAATTTCCAGTTACTGTATCTCCTGACGACTCATCAACTACCGTTCAAAGAGGATGTTTTATTTTGGATTATGGTGATTCcgatgatgaagaaactaAAAAATCAATGATTGTTGCCCTGAATACTGAGGCATTCTTTCATACTAGAATCAAGGGTGGAAAACGTTCATTTTCTATTATAGAAAAAATGCTCCAGAAACGAGAATATGAAAGGCTGGATGATCAAACACCAGATGGTACTTCATCCCTCATCAATAATGCTTCCGAAGAATGTTACACACCAAGTGTACAATTTCAGGATGAAGTAATGTACGAATATGATGATGATACCAATGAATATGATCCCATGGAGGATATTTCTGAACCGGCGACACCGGTTAATGTTAAAAGGACAAGCATCGCAGGAAAATATTCTAAACCCATCGATTTTCTCTCTAGCGAGGATATACTTGAAATGTATGACGATATAATAGAAACACCATCTAATAATTCAAACAAGAAAAAACCAACGAAATGGACGCTAGAAGAGAAAATAACGTATAATCTAGCACTAGAACGATATGGAAAGGATTGGAATCAACTTTTTTTAGCTCTCGAACCATACGGAAAGACAATGGAACAAATTAAAAACTTTTATcacaaaaacaaaaggaaATCAGATCATGATTTTCAAACAGAACCCATGGAATTTTAA
- a CDS encoding hypothetical protein (encoded by transcript BEWA_008200A), translating to MKTVMEDIFSVELHPCETIEDYQNDKDGYKPLFTHHFFNPEYRNDSIKWVKYDIYYLVDTFEIFIKVKGQLVNSCNRENIQEALSTVYKSVFKNIPEYTLIKDEQTFIDILLHKSSGTYKFIPPGRMVMENSIDDYSTFQLRYCTFKDEITEKDVGEVDEQDPGSIYMKSTLSKQIYFYDNSKSDKIDLSRETIEDLSKDGSFNNSVINEILESKLALRSQNSPKVKLSVQECVTDYSIPSNFKVLHRRIEWFYHWFIDGVSDITYDHRWVVLIPLVLKRNRKMHKPSETNSLQSALTSNEDFERRRIEQEYDIQTHITKQDLGAISMFNSESSGDDKDAYTISIVGMVTTYSYFTISGNRLRISQFMIMPNYSGKGFGLMVLEMIYRMAILDKNVREVSVEDPTSTFSILRYIVIMKMCFDSAHISPNMLYSDIEEPAYASVKEWVVKVCKESKYNASRIVEILQLTVILHPISRLPYTLTKTAPGTASDHYLKLSNGSEAYVNYVANLMKRIRSEEIRRLGKVDHFNLGTSSINAVNHVG from the exons ATGAAAACGGTGATGGAAGACATATTTTCTGTAGAATTACATCCATGTGAAACGATAGAAGACTACCAAAATGATAAGGATGGCTACAAGCCTCTTTTCACACATCATTTCTTTAATCCAGAATACAGg AATGATTCAATCAAGTGGGTCAAGTACGACATCTACTACCTCGTGGATACGTTCGAGATTTTCATAAAGGTTAAGGGTCAATTGGTTAATTCATGTAACAGAGAAAATATCCAAGAAGCTCTATCAACCGTATACAAGTCtgtttttaaaaacattCCCGAGTACACACTGATTAAAGATGAACAGACATTCATTGATATTCTATTACATAAATCCTCCGGAACCTACAAATTCATTCCacctggaagaatggtaatGGAAAATAGCATTGATGATTATTCTACATTTCAATTACGATACTGTACATTCAAAGATGAGATAACAGAGAAGGATGTAGGAGAGGTAGATGAACAAGACCCTGGTTCTATTTATATGAAAAGTACACTATCTAAACAAATTTACTTTTACGATAACTCTAAATCTGACAAAATCGACTTATCAAGGGAAACAATTGAGGATTTGTCTAAGGATGGAAGTTTTAATAACTCTGTAATTAATGAAATTCTAGAAAGTAAACTAGCTCTTCGTTCACaaaattctccaaaggTCAAATTGTCCGTACAAGAGTGTGTGACCGATTATTCTATACCCAGTAACTTCAAGGTGTTGCATAGACGAATAGAATGGTTCTATCATTGGTTTATTGATGGAGTTTCGGACATTACATATGATCATAGATGGGTAGTTTTAATTCCTCTGGTGCTAAAAAGAAATCGGAAAATGCATAAACCATCAGAGACTAACTCATTACAGAGTGCATTGACTTcaaatgaagattttgaaaGGAGAAGGATAGAACAGGAGTATGATATTCAAACACATATAACCAAGCAAGATCTTGGGGCCATATCTATGTTCAACTCAGAAAGTTCTGGAGATGACAAAGACGCATACACGATCTCCATAGTAGGAATGGTGACTAcatattcatattttacGATTAGTGGGAATCGACTGAGAATATCCCAATTCATGATAATGCCAAATTACAGTGGTAAAGGGTTTGGTCTAATGGTTCTGGAAATGATTTATAGAATGGCAATTCTAGACAAAAACGTGAGAGAAGTATCAGTAGAAGATCCGACAAGcacattctccatcttAAGATACATTGTAATCATGAAAATGTGCTTTGATTCGGCACACATATCACCAAATATGTTGTACAGCGATATAGAAGAACCAGCATATGCCTCTGTGAAAGAATGGGTCGTAAAAGTGTGTAAAGAAAGTAAATACAATGCATCCAG GATAgtagagattcttcaattAACAGTCATTCTTCACCCCATTTCGCGTCTTCCTTACACACTTACCAAGACAGCACCAGGTACGG CTTCGGATCACTATTTAAAGTTGTCAAATGGATCCGAAGCTTATGTAAACTATGTAGCCAACctaatgaaaaggattCGGTCCGAAGAAATCAGAAGGCTTGGTAAAGTGGATCATTTCAATCTAGGAACTTCTtctataaatgcagttaATCATGTAGGCTAA
- a CDS encoding DNA replication licensing factor family member (encoded by transcript BEWA_008210A), with the protein MSDFIDYFINDEYSLKQVLHHISLKPSNESALMKCTSLDSTQALHSNGTLRYDEASGQNSYSTELVEYTNTREPTYCRMVNDESLELYERLIGVTNIDEISKDIDNELSGHYCKINQYQSFFIDVTKLLINMPKLGYDLMASPQVILNMLDHVIIPILYSMVENICIQYNVSDVSSVTKFYRTIPCHLSYMFRSKNVSNILQNALDRLDINNMGIYANNFSNNKPFKFNITTRLKNVVPTADVWRQSVNEIQDDDVGHMITVTATVILTGVMNVLEEEREYVCKKCNKSFICKSLPESNFFVNIPVKCPNFTGLSGNNGQKCDGTLFVKGIYNRRSDYQEIRCQSVFNPTNYMNVNSIMPAVLRREIAGTCFPGDIVHMVAFVRRRWKKLKRGERCDSEIFLDVINLDIVNWKSLNSVNVCEVFKANLYERFWSVNRYYEVNARNSIIDGFCPSLVDLDNAKLALILTIIGGFSVDSVLEECKDNRWSKYADKRNELKISLNSSSSKDGCSVKKKKGSRTQCHILFVGDPGTGKSQLLKHAGNLSFKHVSVSGTNCTSVGLTCTLVRDGPEVMLAAGALVLAAGGVCSIDEFSSIRAEDKSCLHEAMEQQIISVAKAGIKCTLNCQCTIVAASNVKFSKNKSISSVIGREVGSSFDNTKILNINVPLPLLSRFDLIMVFTDNSTNDIDLTEFLLSEPTKQKVVYDEHDQPILDWSVGSTVKDYVNFVKENIFPSLTSSSKALIDSYYMELRKCSMESKYGGGPTVRTIESLVRLSQAHARLMFRNIVTLFDIVSVIWILEFGLQGFSIGCNNGNEQILDRQGLFPNIKQIFNSYTEDTSDESLIFIGNKRICYKITNGIQTEGMYDFFESLLLSRLSLKKVKSRLEEDGIALIPEGENQAY; encoded by the exons ATGTCAGATTTCATAGATTACTTTATTAATGATGAGTACTCCCTAAAACAAGTTTTACATCACATATCTCTTAAGCCTTCCAACGAAAGTGCTCTAATGAAGTGTACCTCATTGGATTCCACGCAGGCTTTACATTCCAATGGAACCCTTCGCTATGATGAAGCTTCCGGCCAAAATAGTTACTCAACGGAACTTGTAGAGTATACAAATACAAGGGAACCAACCTATTGTAGAATGGTTAATGATGAGTCTCTGGAATTATACGAAAGACTAATAGGGGTAACTAACATTGATGAAATAAGCAAGGATATCGACAATGAACTCTCGGGTCATTATTGTAAAATAAACCAATATCAGAGCTTTTTTATAGATGTTACTAAACTTTTAATAAATATGCCAAAATTAGGCTACGATTTAATGGCTAGTCCACAAGTCATACTGAATATGCTGGATCATGTTATAATTCCCATCCTCTATTCTATGGTGGAAAATATATGTATTCAATATAACGTTAGTGACGTGTCCTCTGTAACGAAGTTCTACAGGACTATACCATGCCATTTGTCATATATGTTTAGATCTAAGAATGTTTCAAATATCCTACAAAATGCACTTGATAGATTGGATATAAACAACATGGGAATTTATGCTAACAATTTCTCCAATAACAAACCGTTTAAATTTAATATTACTACGAGACTGAAAAATGTTGTGCCAACTGCAGATGTATGGAGACAATCAGTTAACGAGATTCAAGATGATGACGTTGGTCATATGATTACAGTGACCGCCACGGTCATTTTAACTGGTGTAATGAATGTTTTAGAAGAAGAAAGGGAGTATGTTTGCAAAAAATGTAACAAATCATTCATTTGTAAAAGTCTTCCGGAATCGAATTTTTTCGTTAATATACCAGTAAAATGTCCGAACTTTACTGGACTGTCCGGTAATAATGGACAAAAATGTGATGGCACCTTATTTGTAAAAGGAATTTACAATAGACGATCTGATTACCAAGAAATTAGGTGTCAATCCGTCTTCAATCCAACGAACTATATGAACGTGAATTCAATTATGCCAGCGGTATTGAGAAGAGAAATTGCCGGTACATGTTTTCCTGGTGATATTGTACATATGGTTGCATTTGTTCGTCGAAGATGGAAAAAACTAAAGCGTGGAGAAAGATGTGAttctgaaatatttttggatgtTATCAACTTGGACATTGTTAattggaaaagtttgaatAGTGTTAATGTATGTGAAGTATTTAAAGCCAATTTATATGAAAGATTCTGGTCGGTCAACAGATATTACGAAGTTAATGCACGAAATTCTATTATAGATGGATTTTGCCCATCATTAGTAGATTTGGATAATGCTAAATTGGCTCTGATATTAACAATCATTGGTGGGTTTTCCGTTGACAGTGTACTAGAGGAATGTAAGGATAATAGGTGGTCTAAGTATGCTGATAAAAGAAATGAGCTAAAAATATCGCTTAACTCAAGCAGTTCTAAAGATGGGTGTTCGGTCAAAAAGAAAAAAGGATCAAGAACACAATGCCACATTTTGTTTGTGGGTGATCCCGGGACTGGCAAATCACAGTTACTGAAGCACGCTGgaaatttatcatttaaaCACGTTTCTGTATCAG GTACAAACTGTACTTCTGTTGGATTAACATGTACATTGGTACGTGATGGTCCAGAGGTCATGCTTGCTGCAGGTGCTCTAGTGCTAGCAGCTGGTGGAGTTTGTAGTATTGATGAATTCTCTTCAATACGTGCTGAAGATAAGTCCTGTCTTCATGAGGCTATGGAACAACAAATAATTTCTGTAGCAAAGGCTGGTATAAAGTGCACCTTGAATTGTCAATGTACAATAGTTGCTGCATCGAACGTCAAATTCTCCAAGAATAAATCGATTTCGTCTGTAATTGGTAGAGAAGTAGGATCATCTTTTGATAATACAAAGATTCTGAATATAAACGTTCCATTACCATTATTATCTAGATTCGATCTGATAATGGTATTCACTGACAATTCTACAAATGACATTGATTTAACTGAATTCTTACTTAGCGAACCCACTAAACAAAAGGTTGTTTATGATGAACATGATCAACCTATACTGGACTGGTCGGTTGGGTCGACAGTAAAGGACTAtgtaaactttgtaaaggaaAACATTTTCCCATCATTAACAAGTTCATCAAAGGCACTAATAGACTCTTATTACATGGAATTGCGGAAATGCTCCATGGAATCAAAGTATGGAGGTGGACCCACTGTTAGAACAATAGAGAGCTTGGTTCGACTGTCACAAGCACATGCTAGGTTAATGTTTAGAAATATAGTAACACTATTCGACATTG TTTCTGTGATCTGGATATTGGAATTTGGCTTACAAGGGTTTAGTATAGGTTGTAACAATGGAAATGAACAAATTTTAGATCGTCAAGGACTATTTCCAAACATCAAGCAAATTTTCAATAGCTACACAGAAGATACATCTGATGAATCTCTTATTTTTATTGGTAACAAAAGGATTTGTTACAAAATAACCAATGGTATTCAAACAGAAGGCATGTACGATTTCTTTGAAAGCTTACTCCTTTcaagactatcattaaaaaAGGTAAAATCGCGCttggaagaagatggaatTGCCTTGATTCCAGAAGGAGAAAACCAAGCATATTGA
- a CDS encoding hypothetical protein (encoded by transcript BEWA_008220A) produces the protein MEYAVEGDMKTSRKVYSHEIVDIFDDSSANKVRILSQKQFRDIKKRHIQPKVDDSKPHHMPNPKEFDRLVQEKIKINKRGKKSDSGPVPKEIDIDNSTDKNSRKKLHFQNKGIYDIDENEFYKTFFRDRERIFDGHDKRLNKITNQVLKVRSESLKEGGRVRISPLKYWIKPNYVSPSVNEVAGLTSADLKFVMMNETRNPSKDDVLWDTFLERVIAVSEKVNLRNLLRYLQIFSIVQITPNKNLKKLVDIINSRRSEMKPKYYVFLFQALARLRFRDQRLNDNLYEMILCWSVLRNNFLIKASNSIAKLGMNDSILIKPLQCVLEKRISTFNGSECARIKAITIIDIFTEEMTLEFLKRCEYYKNYFRGYTRHLRVVELYLRLLRNKVYEQLDQQTREFLIELRRADQLKNNDNDCDREKYSCHEHKDVSRVLTLMGINHRNSVPAGQLILDIYEPTTKAVIEINSMYQYYAYTSNLTTLAKRWWIQLETDQNKIEALKKLIATY, from the exons atggaatatGCTGTGGAAGGTGACATGAAGACCTCTAGAAAAGTCTATTCTCACGAAATTGTCGATATATTTGATGATTCCTCCGCGAATAAAGTCAGAATTCTCTCACAAAAGCAATTTAGAGATATTAAAAAGAGGCACATCCAACCGAAAGTAGACGACTCCAAACCACATCAT ATGCCAAATCCAAAAGAATTCGATAGGCTGGTGCAagagaaaataaaaataaacaaaagaggaaaaaaGTCGGACTCCGGACCGGTCCCAAAGGAGATTGACATAGACAACTCAACAGACAA GAACTCAAGAAAAAAGTTGCACTTCCAGAACAAG GGGATTTATGACATTGACGAAAACGAGTTCtacaaaacatttttcagGGATAGGGAAAGAATTTTTGATG GACATGATAAACGCTTGAATAAGATTACAAATCAAGTACTAAAGGTCCGCTCTGAAAGTTTAAAAGAAGGTGGTAGAGTGAGAATTTCGCCTTTGAAATATTG GATTAAACCAAATTATGTATCACCTTCAGTTAATGAAGTAGCTGGTCTAACTTCGGCTGATCTTAAATTTGTTATGATGAACGAAACCCGTAACCCTAGTAAAG ACGATGTTCTATGGGACACTTTCTTGGAAAGGGTAATCGCAGTTTCTGAAAAGGTCAACCTAAGAAATCTATTGAGATACCTGCAAATATTCTCAATCGTACAAATTACCCCGAACAAAAACTTGAAAAAACTCGTGGA CATAATTAACTCCAGAAGATCTGAAATGAAACCAAAGTACTACGTTTTTCTTTTTCAG GCACTTGCGAGGCTCAGATTCCGTGATCAACGTTTAAACGATAACTTGTATGAAATGATATTGTGTTGGTCTGTCCTTAGAAACAACTTTCTCATAAAG GCATCAAATAGCATTGCAAAATTGGGGATGAACGATAGTATTTTAATAAAACCCCTGCAATGTGTACTAGAAAAACGTATCTCCACATTTAATG GAAGTGAATGTGCAAGAATAAAGGCAATTACCATaatcgatatttttacTGAAGAAATGACTCTGGAATTTTTGAAGCGTTGTGAATACTATAAAAACTACTTTAGAGGCTATACTAGACATTTGAGAGTTGTGGAACTGTATCTGAGGTTGTTGAGAAACAAAGTCTATGAACAACTCGACCAGCAAACAAGGGAATTTCTAATCGAGTTACGAAGGGCTGATCAACTCAAAAACA ATGATAACGATTGTGACCGAGAAAAGTATAGTTGCCATGAACACAAAGACGTGAGCAGGGTGCTAACACTCATGGGAATAAATCATAGAAACTCCGTTCCAGCAG GTCAACTAATTCTTGACATCTATGAACCAACAACAAAGGCAGTAATAGAAATCAATTCTATGTATCAGTACTACGCATATACGTCAAACCTGACAACACTCGCCAAAAG GTGGTGGATTCAGCTAGAAACCGATCAAAACAAAATTGAGGCACTTAAAAAACTCATAGCAACATATTAA
- a CDS encoding hypothetical protein (encoded by transcript BEWA_008230A), with translation MQLSIISQFNLNLFKCARLFSTVNPPKSKGKKVADSKDKPSSDSTSAEDEHLFNIYAAIPQDHTLLPDECYPKWLWDLDKPEKTYGELLLMFVHGKNIENAEMKDYNRFRRLHNRTTIKLNNIRLQKQRKVSIKSHYWDV, from the exons ATGCAGCTGTCTATAATATCGCAATTTAACCTAAATTTGTTCAAATGTGCGCGCTTGTTCTCAACTGTAAATCCGCCAAAGTCTAAAGGGAAGAAAGTTGCTGATAGCAAGGATAAACCCTCAAGTGATTCGACGAGTGCAGAAGATGAACATTTATTCAACATATACGCAGCAATACCACAGGATCATACCTTGCTTCCAGATGAATGCTATCCCAAGTGGCTTTGGGATCTAGACAAACCGGAAAAAACCTATGGAGAACTGCTCTTGATGTTTGTCCACGGAAAG AACATTGAAAATGCCGAGATGAAAGATTACAATAGGTTCCGTAGACTACACAACAGAACCACAATCAAGCTCAATAATATACGGTTGCAAAAACAACGCAAAGTAAGCATAAAATCACATTACTGGGATGTATAA